One window of Anaerolineales bacterium genomic DNA carries:
- a CDS encoding LOG family protein, which translates to MNVTVFGGAQPKEGTPAYEEARELGSLLAQRGHVVLSGGYMGTMEAVSRGANEAGGHVIGVTCEDIEAWRPTKANGWVKEERRKKTLHERILALIEGCDAAMALPGGAGTLTEIMMMWNLMIVESLPRRPLVLIGRGWQSTFDQFFGEFEIYMPAHQRELLYFAGDVQTAVKYLG; encoded by the coding sequence ATGAACGTAACCGTATTTGGCGGCGCGCAGCCGAAAGAAGGAACACCTGCATACGAAGAGGCGCGCGAACTAGGCTCGCTCCTCGCCCAGCGCGGACACGTTGTATTGAGCGGCGGTTACATGGGCACGATGGAAGCCGTCTCGCGCGGCGCGAACGAAGCGGGCGGGCACGTCATCGGCGTGACCTGTGAAGACATCGAAGCCTGGAGACCGACAAAAGCCAACGGCTGGGTGAAAGAGGAAAGAAGGAAAAAAACACTTCATGAAAGAATCCTGGCGCTGATCGAAGGCTGCGATGCGGCAATGGCGCTCCCCGGCGGCGCAGGCACGCTGACCGAAATCATGATGATGTGGAATTTGATGATCGTAGAGTCCCTGCCCCGGAGACCGTTGGTACTGATCGGGCGGGGTTGGCAGTCCACCTTCGACCAGTTCTTCGGCGAATTTGAAATTTACATGCCTGCCCACCAAAGAGAGTTGTTATACTTTGCGGGCGATGTACAAACTGCAGTGAAATATTTGGGATAA
- a CDS encoding proline--tRNA ligase, giving the protein MAEDKLPTRADDFSEWYNQLVVRADMADYSPVRGCMVVKPYGWALWENICSWLDTEFKKTGHVNAAFPTLIPMSFFEKEKEHVEGFAPELAVVTHGGGQELEEKLAVRPTSETIIGHMYAKWVKSWRDLPLLIVQWGSVMRWELRTKLFLRTAEFYWHEGHTAHASEEEAKEEMYRILDIYERFCLEEAAIPVFKGTKSETERFAGAQITTSIEAMMWDKRALQSGTSHYFGDNFSKAFEIQFLNKDNKLTYAQTTSWAISSRIIGAMIMVHGDDNGLVLPPRLAPIQAVVVPIFKNDAEKEKVMEVADRLFAELKSAGVRVKFDDRDNVSSGFKFNDWEMRGVPVRVEIGPKDVEKGTVALARRDKPGREGKTFVSQEGIADTVKTLLTDVQASLLKRATEYRDSNIHDVKTFDELKKVVQDGWAFAFWCESTECEKKVKEEAKATTRNIPFNQPEGEGMCVVCGKASKRKVYFAKAY; this is encoded by the coding sequence ATGGCTGAAGACAAACTACCCACCCGAGCAGACGACTTTTCCGAATGGTACAACCAGTTGGTCGTGCGCGCAGACATGGCGGATTACTCGCCCGTGCGCGGATGCATGGTGGTCAAGCCATATGGCTGGGCGCTTTGGGAAAACATCTGTTCGTGGCTGGATACCGAATTCAAGAAGACCGGTCACGTCAACGCAGCGTTCCCGACCCTCATCCCGATGTCGTTCTTCGAAAAAGAGAAGGAACATGTGGAAGGTTTCGCGCCAGAGTTGGCGGTCGTCACCCACGGCGGCGGACAAGAACTCGAAGAGAAGCTAGCCGTCCGCCCCACCTCCGAAACCATCATCGGTCACATGTATGCCAAATGGGTCAAATCATGGCGCGACCTGCCGCTGTTGATCGTGCAGTGGGGTTCGGTCATGCGTTGGGAATTGCGCACCAAACTCTTCCTGCGCACGGCAGAATTCTACTGGCATGAAGGTCACACCGCACATGCCAGCGAAGAAGAAGCCAAAGAGGAGATGTACCGCATTCTCGACATCTACGAACGCTTCTGCCTCGAAGAAGCCGCCATCCCTGTGTTCAAGGGAACCAAGAGCGAGACAGAACGCTTCGCAGGCGCACAGATCACGACATCCATTGAAGCAATGATGTGGGACAAGCGCGCGCTGCAATCGGGCACATCTCACTACTTCGGTGATAATTTCTCAAAAGCGTTCGAGATCCAATTCTTGAACAAAGACAACAAACTGACCTACGCGCAAACGACATCGTGGGCGATCTCGTCCCGCATCATTGGCGCGATGATCATGGTGCACGGCGATGACAACGGTCTCGTCCTGCCGCCCCGCCTCGCACCTATCCAGGCTGTGGTCGTGCCAATCTTCAAGAATGATGCGGAAAAAGAAAAGGTGATGGAAGTTGCCGACCGCCTCTTCGCTGAACTCAAGTCTGCGGGCGTGCGCGTCAAGTTTGACGACCGCGACAACGTTTCTTCCGGCTTCAAGTTCAACGACTGGGAAATGCGCGGCGTACCCGTGCGCGTGGAGATCGGTCCCAAAGACGTGGAAAAAGGCACCGTCGCTCTCGCCCGCCGCGACAAGCCCGGCAGGGAAGGCAAGACTTTTGTCTCGCAGGAAGGCATCGCCGACACGGTCAAGACTCTGCTGACCGACGTGCAAGCGTCCCTGCTCAAACGCGCCACCGAATATCGCGACTCGAACATCCACGACGTGAAGACCTTCGATGAACTAAAAAAAGTCGTGCAAGACGGTTGGGCATTTGCCTTTTGGTGCGAATCGACCGAATGTGAGAAGAAGGTCAAGGAAGAGGCAAAAGCCACCACGCGCAACATCCCCTTCAATCAACCCGAGGGAGAAGGCATGTGCGTGGTTTGTGGAAAAGCCAGTAAACGCAAAGTTTATTTTGCCAAGGCTTACTAA
- a CDS encoding helix-turn-helix domain-containing protein, translating to MTKLPQLKKDFIENLSQMSRFWGFPKGMGAIFAVVYLSPAPLALDEIVEQTGLTKGAVSTEVRTLARMGLVHRSSKLGDRKDYYEAETDFYTSIRSLLKERQHSEFDRALRGVRETLEKLESGSVSGDEAEIAFMYERVKALQDFFNAIDSLTNAVIKLESLGLSNVTKILNILK from the coding sequence ATGACCAAACTCCCTCAACTCAAGAAGGATTTCATAGAGAACCTCAGCCAGATGAGCCGATTTTGGGGTTTCCCGAAAGGGATGGGCGCGATCTTTGCGGTCGTTTATCTATCCCCTGCCCCGCTTGCATTGGATGAGATCGTGGAACAGACAGGATTAACAAAGGGCGCGGTCAGCACCGAGGTGCGGACACTGGCGCGAATGGGACTGGTGCATCGCTCGTCCAAACTGGGAGACCGCAAAGATTACTACGAAGCGGAAACGGATTTCTACACATCCATCCGCTCGCTTTTGAAGGAGCGGCAGCACAGCGAATTCGACCGGGCTTTGCGCGGGGTGAGGGAAACGCTCGAGAAATTGGAATCGGGCTCAGTCTCGGGCGATGAGGCGGAAATCGCGTTCATGTACGAACGGGTCAAAGCCCTCCAGGATTTTTTCAACGCCATCGACAGTCTGACGAACGCCGTCATCAAATTGGAAAGTCTCGGACTTTCGAATGTCACCAAGATCTTAAATATTTTGAAATAA
- a CDS encoding nucleotide pyrophosphohydrolase, with the protein MKDLTIKELTEQMHALVKSKGWYEADSKRPQTPRNLAVSLSIEAAEILEHFQFTDEIKDRDELGSELADVMLYLLQLAAISEIDLEEAVLKKIETNKTRTWDVEK; encoded by the coding sequence ATGAAAGATTTGACGATCAAAGAATTGACAGAACAAATGCATGCGCTGGTGAAGTCGAAGGGATGGTACGAGGCGGACAGCAAACGCCCGCAGACACCGCGCAATCTGGCGGTCTCGCTTTCGATCGAGGCGGCGGAAATATTGGAGCATTTTCAATTTACCGATGAGATAAAAGACCGCGATGAATTGGGCAGCGAACTGGCAGATGTGATGCTGTATCTTTTGCAACTGGCTGCGATATCAGAGATCGACCTGGAAGAGGCGGTTCTGAAAAAGATCGAAACAAACAAGACGCGAACCTGGGATGTTGAAAAATGA
- a CDS encoding DUF2726 domain-containing protein — MIEEKQIRLPYRLREPFLSKTEAALFRSLTDLMGDRYLVCPKVALTDLFTIVRPNENVHYFNKIFRKHVDFLLCDRKTFAPSFGVEIVKPIAKTGMREADKFIADAFSDAGIPLVHVPSNERYVPSDLIALFKLALVNNEKPRAGMDSVPNCPVCGKMMVLRKFRRGPDVGREYYGCIDNPKCSGVVTID, encoded by the coding sequence ATGATCGAGGAAAAACAAATCCGCCTTCCCTATCGCCTGCGAGAGCCCTTCCTGAGTAAAACGGAAGCGGCTCTTTTTCGTTCCCTGACGGACCTGATGGGAGACCGCTACCTGGTCTGTCCCAAAGTTGCCCTGACCGACCTCTTCACGATCGTCCGCCCGAACGAAAATGTGCATTACTTCAACAAGATATTCCGCAAACATGTGGATTTCCTGTTGTGCGACCGAAAAACCTTTGCTCCATCCTTCGGTGTGGAGATCGTCAAACCCATTGCAAAGACAGGCATGCGTGAAGCCGATAAATTCATTGCTGATGCGTTCAGCGATGCGGGTATTCCGCTCGTCCATGTTCCATCGAACGAGAGGTATGTTCCCTCCGATCTGATCGCACTTTTCAAGCTTGCGCTGGTAAATAATGAGAAACCCAGGGCGGGTATGGATTCTGTTCCGAACTGCCCGGTGTGCGGTAAGATGATGGTATTGAGAAAATTTCGCCGCGGCCCGGATGTGGGGAGGGAATATTACGGCTGTATCGACAACCCAAAATGCAGCGGGGTGGTAACGATCGATTAG
- a CDS encoding PIG-L family deacetylase, with product MSGQTKTWEQQQKILVILAHPDDPEFFCGATLAKWSREGHIIQYLLLTCGDKGFNPTTHPEMTPEKLCGIRHLEQAEAATAIGAEPPLFMDLPDGYLIPDLNLRRDVVREIRKHKPDILVTCDPQNLFAVYGINHPDHRACGQVVLDAVFPAAGNPAYFPDLLAQGFKPHMPKEVWCSLTQQPNTFLDVTEFWEIKIQAVLRHKSQVQDVDKLVERLKSRRTDDSTDENPRYEEKFRVIVYS from the coding sequence ATGTCCGGGCAAACTAAAACCTGGGAACAACAGCAAAAGATTCTGGTCATTCTGGCTCATCCCGACGATCCAGAATTTTTTTGCGGCGCCACCCTCGCCAAATGGTCGCGCGAAGGACACATCATCCAATACCTTCTGCTGACCTGCGGCGACAAAGGCTTCAATCCAACAACTCATCCGGAAATGACCCCCGAGAAGCTTTGCGGGATTCGCCACCTCGAGCAAGCGGAAGCTGCAACAGCCATTGGGGCAGAGCCGCCTCTCTTCATGGACCTGCCGGACGGGTACCTCATCCCTGACTTGAACCTCCGCCGGGATGTGGTTCGAGAAATCCGAAAACACAAGCCGGATATCCTCGTCACCTGCGACCCGCAAAATCTCTTCGCGGTATATGGAATCAATCACCCCGATCACCGCGCGTGCGGGCAAGTCGTGCTCGACGCCGTCTTCCCTGCGGCGGGCAACCCCGCCTACTTCCCCGACCTGCTCGCGCAGGGATTTAAACCCCACATGCCGAAGGAAGTCTGGTGTTCGCTTACACAACAGCCCAACACCTTCCTTGATGTAACCGAATTCTGGGAAATAAAAATCCAAGCCGTTCTCAGGCATAAATCCCAGGTACAGGACGTGGATAAACTCGTCGAACGCTTGAAATCCCGCCGAACCGACGACAGCACGGATGAAAATCCGCGCTATGAAGAGAAGTTCAGAGTCATCGTGTATTCGTAA
- a CDS encoding CCA tRNA nucleotidyltransferase, producing the protein MQKDEVLRLFRDPNLIPPEKQTLLSNIAAQSEALHMPCYLVGGCVRDLLLGRPIKDLDVIVEGDAVALAARLVEVYGGRQTSHFKFRTAFWHVSGSDHVVDIITARSETYEKPGALPSVKPSTIEDDLRRRDFTVNAMALRVDGKGLGEILDPLGGRADLERGVIRFLHPNSFIDDPTRIFRAIRYEARYGFDIEPETLSSINREALKVLESLSGERLRNELDLILDENESAKMLMRLAGLGVLGSIHPRMPEFNQDYADYLEMDARLDVAADRRVMGFILWFIDLSEEEIFLLVNRLDFSNELSLAVWAGAQLKRSLPHLAGSPPSVWTYALEKLPLLSIYAVYLVTRENALLSYISIWRHVRARTTGEDLKKLGLAPGPRFGEVLHRLRAAWLDGEVTNEFEEKDLLAKLV; encoded by the coding sequence ATGCAAAAGGATGAAGTGCTTCGCCTCTTTCGTGACCCAAACCTGATTCCGCCCGAAAAACAGACTCTACTCTCGAACATTGCCGCCCAATCGGAAGCCCTGCACATGCCTTGTTATCTCGTAGGCGGCTGCGTGCGAGACCTTTTGCTCGGCAGACCGATCAAAGACCTGGATGTCATCGTCGAAGGCGATGCCGTCGCACTTGCTGCGCGACTCGTCGAAGTATATGGCGGCAGGCAGACCTCACACTTCAAATTCCGCACCGCCTTTTGGCATGTATCTGGGTCAGACCATGTGGTTGACATTATCACTGCCCGCAGCGAAACCTACGAAAAGCCGGGCGCGCTCCCCTCAGTAAAACCTTCCACGATTGAAGATGATCTGCGGCGGCGTGACTTCACAGTTAACGCAATGGCATTGCGCGTGGATGGAAAAGGCTTGGGCGAAATCCTCGACCCATTGGGAGGCCGGGCAGATCTCGAGCGGGGAGTGATCCGCTTCCTTCATCCCAATTCTTTTATCGACGATCCAACCCGCATCTTTCGCGCCATCCGCTATGAAGCGCGGTATGGGTTTGATATCGAGCCTGAAACGCTAAGTTCGATAAACCGTGAAGCGCTAAAGGTGCTCGAGTCATTAAGCGGCGAGCGTCTGCGGAACGAATTGGATTTGATTCTCGATGAAAATGAGTCGGCGAAAATGTTGATGCGCTTGGCAGGATTGGGGGTTTTGGGGTCGATCCATCCAAGGATGCCCGAATTCAACCAGGATTATGCCGATTACCTTGAAATGGATGCCCGCCTCGATGTCGCTGCCGACCGGCGGGTGATGGGGTTTATTCTGTGGTTCATCGACCTTTCGGAGGAGGAGATCTTCCTGCTGGTCAACCGGCTGGATTTTTCAAACGAGTTGTCTCTGGCGGTTTGGGCGGGCGCGCAATTGAAGCGCAGTCTTCCTCATCTCGCAGGCTCGCCGCCCAGTGTGTGGACCTATGCATTGGAGAAACTTCCCCTTCTTTCCATTTACGCCGTTTACCTGGTTACGCGTGAAAATGCATTATTGAGTTATATTTCCATCTGGCGGCACGTCAGGGCGCGGACAACGGGTGAAGACTTGAAGAAACTTGGGCTGGCGCCCGGCCCGCGGTTTGGCGAGGTGTTGCACCGCCTCCGCGCCGCCTGGTTGGACGGCGAGGTCACCAATGAATTCGAGGAGAAGGACTTGCTCGCAAAACTTGTATGA
- a CDS encoding cyclic nucleotide-binding domain-containing protein, with product MDKVKIPDKVSLLRLAFNGLDENELEQMAALTELRLYPAGHFLCREGEYEEVFYILAEGRVVISKSVGDGEGERILRTAGAGDLIGEMALILNAPRSATVTTTTDCTVLEMEKSDFETMLSQSPRMAMDIIRITLDRLRENDQRMIADLQKANKVLRQLDRNKTEFIDVAAHELRTPITILMGYADLLNTSPEVRHHPNLALAAEGIHSGAERIHSIVNTMLDVTRMDGEPQTLRLAPILLKRTVLDAVNGLSKAASERNIELIHNLEPDTPLIHGDPTLIQKALYHLIVNAIKYTPDGGKITISTKMAKAANGADGALIEVRDTGIGLDAEHHELIFEKFYQAGKAIVHSSGTTSFKGGGPGLGLAFVRGAAKAHGGRVWVESRGHDETTFPGCVFYLWLPV from the coding sequence ATGGACAAGGTAAAGATCCCCGACAAGGTTTCCCTGCTCCGGTTGGCATTCAACGGCCTGGATGAAAATGAATTGGAACAGATGGCTGCACTTACGGAACTCCGGTTGTATCCTGCCGGCCATTTTTTGTGCCGTGAGGGAGAGTACGAAGAGGTCTTTTATATCCTTGCCGAAGGCAGGGTCGTGATCAGCAAATCGGTGGGGGATGGAGAAGGGGAACGTATTTTGCGGACTGCAGGCGCAGGCGACCTGATCGGCGAAATGGCTCTCATCCTGAACGCGCCCCGCTCAGCCACCGTGACAACAACAACGGATTGTACCGTCCTCGAAATGGAAAAATCCGACTTCGAAACGATGTTAAGCCAAAGCCCGCGCATGGCGATGGATATCATCCGCATCACCCTGGACCGGCTGAGGGAGAACGACCAGCGCATGATCGCCGACCTGCAAAAGGCGAACAAGGTTCTGCGTCAATTGGACCGCAACAAGACCGAGTTCATCGACGTCGCTGCGCATGAACTGCGGACGCCCATCACCATCTTAATGGGCTACGCGGACCTCTTGAATACGTCGCCGGAAGTCCGGCACCACCCCAACCTGGCTTTGGCGGCGGAGGGAATCCACAGCGGCGCGGAGAGGATTCATTCCATCGTCAACACCATGCTGGATGTCACCCGCATGGACGGCGAACCTCAAACATTGCGGCTCGCGCCGATTTTATTAAAGCGGACCGTCCTGGATGCGGTGAATGGATTGAGCAAGGCCGCCTCCGAACGGAACATCGAATTGATCCACAACCTCGAGCCGGATACCCCTCTGATCCACGGCGACCCGACCTTGATCCAAAAAGCGTTATATCATCTCATCGTCAATGCGATCAAGTACACACCCGATGGCGGCAAGATAACCATATCCACGAAAATGGCAAAGGCGGCGAACGGGGCGGATGGGGCTTTGATCGAAGTCAGGGATACCGGGATCGGCCTGGACGCGGAACATCACGAACTCATCTTCGAAAAATTTTATCAGGCGGGCAAAGCCATTGTGCATTCCTCCGGTACGACAAGTTTCAAAGGCGGCGGCCCGGGGTTGGGACTTGCCTTTGTGCGCGGTGCTGCGAAGGCGCATGGCGGCCGGGTATGGGTGGAGAGCAGGGGACACGATGAAACGACCTTCCCCGGTTGCGTGTTCTATTTATGGCTGCCGGTTTAA
- a CDS encoding stage 0 sporulation protein — translation MQPDMKNIIGVRFNPIGKIYHFDSTSLPDLKPGEHVIVDTSRGRHLGEVIQVLQEPPPRPEGGWKSIERRATPRDLLLQQSWRNKQTEAMINCRARASEIGLLDTIKIVAAEYNYDGSRLAFLFSTDQEEKVDLKSLRKDMSEKYPNTHIEMRQIGPRDVAKLIGGMGACGIETRCCSKFLTDFSPISIKMAKEQGISLTPDEITGMCGRLRCCLIYEYEQYVEARKTLPKRNKRVVTPKGEGKVIDLLPMSDKVVVLIEVEGERPQQFAFSREDIQPWDELEALRRKSEAPCDRHEGGGCTCGKSKNRNVRAN, via the coding sequence ATGCAACCTGACATGAAAAACATTATCGGTGTGCGATTCAATCCCATCGGCAAGATCTACCACTTTGATTCCACCTCCCTGCCCGATCTCAAACCCGGCGAACACGTTATCGTGGATACCTCGCGCGGACGTCATCTCGGGGAAGTGATCCAGGTCCTTCAGGAACCGCCCCCACGCCCCGAAGGCGGCTGGAAAAGCATCGAACGCCGCGCCACACCGCGCGATCTTTTACTTCAGCAATCCTGGCGAAACAAACAAACGGAAGCCATGATCAATTGCCGCGCACGCGCATCGGAGATCGGCCTGCTCGACACAATAAAAATCGTCGCCGCAGAATACAACTACGACGGCTCGCGCCTTGCCTTCCTCTTCAGCACCGACCAGGAGGAAAAAGTCGACCTCAAATCCCTGCGGAAGGATATGTCGGAGAAATACCCTAACACGCATATCGAAATGCGGCAGATCGGTCCGCGCGACGTGGCGAAACTGATCGGCGGTATGGGCGCGTGCGGCATCGAGACCCGCTGCTGTTCCAAATTCCTCACCGACTTTTCCCCCATCTCGATCAAGATGGCGAAGGAACAGGGCATCTCCCTGACGCCGGATGAGATCACCGGCATGTGCGGGCGCCTGCGCTGCTGCCTCATCTATGAATACGAGCAATACGTCGAAGCGCGCAAGACCCTGCCCAAACGCAATAAGCGCGTGGTCACACCGAAAGGCGAAGGCAAGGTGATTGACCTTCTTCCCATGAGCGACAAGGTCGTCGTACTTATCGAGGTCGAAGGCGAACGCCCGCAGCAATTCGCATTTTCGCGTGAAGACATCCAGCCTTGGGATGAGCTCGAAGCCCTGCGCAGAAAATCCGAAGCGCCTTGCGACCGGCATGAAGGCGGCGGCTGCACATGCGGCAAATCGAAAAACAGAAATGTCCGGGCAAACTAA
- a CDS encoding NAD(P)H-binding protein produces MKIAVTGAFSYTGKYVARLLLEKGEEVITLTNHPNRPDPFDGKVKAHPLNFANEAELVENLRGAEVLVNTYWVRFDKGTNTQPKAVENTKVLVNAAVRAGVKRIVHISIANPSADSPLPYYWGKAANEKAVIDSGLSYAILRPTVLVGGGEDILINNIAFLLRRFPFFLLPGDGSYGIQPVHVVDLATLTVEAVYAKDNYVIDTVGPDSYTFKELVKLVGDAIGNKRPLVPVPPRLALFAAQIISLFVRDVVLTPEEVDGLMANLLVSREPARGKILFKEWLKENRDNVGIRYASELKRHYQ; encoded by the coding sequence ATGAAGATCGCAGTCACCGGCGCATTCAGTTACACTGGAAAGTACGTTGCCAGATTATTGCTTGAAAAGGGTGAGGAAGTCATCACTCTCACCAATCATCCCAATAGACCCGATCCCTTCGATGGAAAGGTCAAGGCGCATCCGTTAAATTTTGCAAATGAGGCAGAACTGGTTGAAAACCTGCGCGGGGCGGAAGTGCTGGTCAACACCTATTGGGTGCGATTCGATAAGGGAACGAACACGCAGCCCAAAGCCGTGGAGAACACAAAAGTCCTGGTGAATGCCGCCGTCAGGGCGGGTGTGAAACGGATCGTCCACATTAGCATCGCCAATCCTTCCGCCGATTCCCCACTCCCCTATTATTGGGGCAAGGCGGCGAATGAAAAAGCAGTCATCGATTCGGGCTTGTCTTATGCAATCCTGCGTCCCACCGTCCTGGTCGGCGGCGGAGAGGATATTCTCATCAACAATATCGCCTTCCTCCTGCGCCGATTCCCCTTTTTTCTGCTCCCCGGAGACGGTTCATACGGCATTCAACCTGTGCATGTAGTGGACCTTGCGACCCTTACCGTTGAAGCGGTTTACGCCAAAGATAATTATGTCATCGATACCGTAGGGCCAGACTCTTACACATTTAAGGAACTGGTGAAATTGGTCGGAGACGCCATCGGCAACAAACGACCTTTGGTCCCTGTACCGCCCCGGCTGGCATTATTCGCCGCCCAGATCATAAGCCTCTTCGTCAGAGATGTCGTCCTTACCCCTGAAGAAGTGGATGGATTGATGGCCAATCTACTGGTTTCGAGGGAGCCCGCACGCGGTAAGATCCTCTTCAAGGAATGGCTGAAGGAAAACCGCGACAACGTCGGGATACGTTATGCATCGGAACTTAAAAGGCATTATCAATGA
- a CDS encoding amidohydrolase — protein sequence MNPFLKQAQDLFPYTQAMRRDFHKHPELGFNEIRTGGIVAKELEALGIEVTKGVGKTGVVGFLEGSKPGPTILLRFDMDALPINEDTGAEYSSENPGVMHACGHDGHTAIGLTVAKILNERKNELAGNIKFCFQPSEEGTNGEEVGGALMMMRDGVLEGPNVEKTLSLHLWNDKPVGWLHVAEGPVMAGADLFSIKLTGKGGHGAQPEVTIDPIVCASQIVTALQSIVARNIEPLKPAVISVTTLHSGTAFNVIPQTAELGGTIRTFEPEIRKKVHRRFEEIVRGTAQAMNCEVEILIKQVTAPVINNDNVAASVMNSAQNLFPQNEIASNPYLTMGAEDMGYMQEKADGCYFFIGSANAEKNLNFNHHHPKFDFDESALVNGAALMASAAADLLKG from the coding sequence ATGAATCCCTTCCTTAAACAAGCTCAAGACCTTTTCCCCTACACCCAAGCCATGCGGCGCGACTTTCATAAACACCCTGAACTCGGATTCAATGAAATCCGCACAGGCGGCATCGTGGCAAAGGAACTCGAAGCTCTCGGCATCGAAGTGACCAAGGGTGTCGGCAAGACAGGCGTGGTCGGCTTTCTCGAAGGTTCGAAACCGGGTCCCACCATCCTGCTCCGCTTCGATATGGATGCGTTACCTATAAATGAAGACACCGGCGCGGAATATTCTTCCGAAAATCCCGGCGTGATGCATGCCTGCGGTCACGACGGCCACACCGCCATCGGCCTGACCGTGGCAAAGATTCTCAACGAACGTAAAAACGAACTGGCGGGCAATATCAAATTCTGTTTCCAACCTTCTGAAGAAGGAACGAATGGCGAAGAGGTCGGCGGCGCATTAATGATGATGCGCGACGGCGTTCTCGAAGGACCCAATGTGGAAAAGACCCTTTCGCTTCATCTTTGGAACGACAAACCTGTCGGCTGGCTGCATGTTGCCGAAGGACCGGTGATGGCGGGTGCAGATCTGTTCAGCATCAAACTTACGGGAAAAGGCGGTCACGGCGCGCAGCCCGAAGTGACGATCGACCCCATCGTCTGCGCATCGCAAATCGTCACCGCACTGCAAAGCATCGTCGCGCGTAACATTGAGCCGCTAAAGCCGGCGGTCATAAGTGTTACAACCCTTCACTCCGGCACGGCGTTCAACGTGATCCCCCAAACCGCGGAACTCGGCGGGACCATCCGCACTTTTGAGCCGGAGATTCGCAAGAAAGTTCACCGCCGATTCGAAGAGATCGTACGGGGAACGGCTCAAGCCATGAACTGCGAAGTGGAGATCCTTATCAAACAAGTCACAGCACCGGTCATCAATAACGACAACGTCGCGGCAAGTGTCATGAATTCCGCCCAAAACCTCTTCCCCCAGAACGAGATCGCCAGCAATCCCTATCTCACCATGGGGGCGGAGGACATGGGGTATATGCAGGAAAAAGCCGATGGCTGTTATTTCTTCATCGGTTCCGCGAACGCCGAAAAGAACCTCAACTTCAACCACCATCATCCCAAATTCGATTTCGACGAAAGCGCACTCGTCAACGGCGCGGCATTGATGGCATCCGCCGCCGCAGACCTGCTAAAAGGCTGA